In Macadamia integrifolia cultivar HAES 741 chromosome 5, SCU_Mint_v3, whole genome shotgun sequence, a single window of DNA contains:
- the LOC122080331 gene encoding probable leucine-rich repeat receptor-like protein kinase At1g35710 isoform X2, with amino-acid sequence MASFIWTLLPLLALQASLLHFTTCHVDATTGEAEALLKWKANLQNYSAAALSSWMTSSVSPCKWFGISCNRAGSVIELNLPEASLEGKNEHAEIKAEGHGNVFSLWDFDGRIAYEDIIAATEDFNPKYCIGAGGYGTVYKAELPKGDVVALKKLHPLEGEALADENSFNNEIRVLMEIKHRNIVKLYGFCSHPSCMFLVYEYVERGSLYSILSNEVEAMELNWEKRVKVIKGVANALSYMHHDCIPPIVHRDISSSNVLLDSEFEALVSDFGVARLLKPDSSNWTTLKGTFGYVAPELAYTMALTEKCDVYSFGVLALETIMGRHPGEFISSLTSPVGQTALLKDVLDPRLPFPSDSKIVKDIITTVTVALACLHINPQSRLSMREVSKELLTHQPFFNEPFTALTLGQLMYLTNGEESPCVVQLLG; translated from the exons ATGGCCTCCTTCATCTGGACTCTGTTGCCATTACTAGCTCTTCAAGCCAGTTTGCTGCACTTCACCACTTGCCATGTTGATGCTACTACAGGTGAAGCTGAGGCTCTCCTCAAATGGAAAGCTAACCTTCAGAACTACTCAGCTGCTGCTCTCAGTTCCTGGATGACATCCTCAGTAAGTCCGTGCAAATGGTTTGGTATATCATGCAACAGGGCAGGAAGTGTAATAGAGCTAAATCTACCAGAGGCTAGCCTAGAAG ggaaaaatgaGCATGCAGAAATAAAAGCAGAAGGCCATGGGAATGTATTTTCAttgtgggattttgatgggagAATAGCATATGAAGATATTATTGCAGCAACAGAAGACTTCAATCCAAAATACTGCATTGGAGCTGGAGGTTATGGGACTGTTTACAAAGCAGAGCTTCCTAAAGGTGATGTGGTGGCATTGAAGAAACTTCATCCCTTGGAAGGTGAGGCACTAGCAGATGAAAATAGTTTCAACAATGAAATAAGAGTGTTAATGGAAATAAAGCATCGAAACATTGTGAAACTTTATGGGTTTTGTTCTCATCCAAGCTGTATGTTTTTGGTTTATGAGTATGTGGAAAGAGGAAGCTTATATAGTATCTTGAGTAATGAAGTGGAAGCTATGGAATTGAATTGGGAGAAGAGAGTGAAAGTGATCAAAGGTGTGGCCAATGCTTTGTCCTACATGCATCACGATTGCATTCCTCCGATAGTTCATCGGGATATTTCGAGCAGTAATGTTTTGTTGGACTCAGAATTTGAGGCTCTTGTGTCTGATTTTGGAGTTGCTAGACTGTTAAAGCCTGATTCATCTAATTGGACAACACTTAAAGGCACTTTTGGATATGTTGCTCCAG AGCTTGCATACACCATGGCTTTGACAGAAAAATGTGATGTTTATAGCTTTGGAGTATTGGCATTAGAAACGATAATGGGACGACATCCAGGGGAATTCATCTCTTCTTTAACatcaccagttggccaaactgCACTATTGAAGGATGTGTTAGACCCACGTCTTCCATTCCCAAGTGATAGTAAGATTGTAAAGGACATAATCACTACTGTGACAGTAGCTCTTGCATGCTTACACATCAACCCGCAATCCCGGCTAAGCATGAGGGAAGTTTCAAAGGAGCTACTTACTCATCAGCCATTCTTCAATGAGCCCTTTACTGCACTTACACTAGGTCAGCTGATGTATCTCACTAATGGTGAAGAATCACCTTGTGTTGTTCAGTTGTTGGGCTAG
- the LOC122080331 gene encoding MDIS1-interacting receptor like kinase 2-like isoform X1 produces the protein MASFIWTLLPLLALQASLLHFTTCHVDATTGEAEALLKWKANLQNYSAAALSSWMTSSVSPCKWFGISCNRAGSVIELNLPEASLEGKLDNLSFPSLPNLQLLNLSFNELLGTIPAAIGSCSKLTLLDLSVNVFSGSIPSEIGDLKNLVELDLSRNELTHSIPSTLANLTNLNVLYLYRNQLTGSIPPQLGGMKNLILLEMGENNLSGLIPPTLCNLSNVETLYLFQNQLSGPIPLEIGDMKNLVHLGLNQNSLIGSIPHTIANLSRLNTLQLYQNQLSGPIPSELGLLKNLVDVELGGNRLIGFIPPTFANLSHLTRLQFYNNLLTGPVPNFKNCTNLLWVGLESNQLVGDIGDSFGLHPDLYYINLSNNRFHGSLSPNWGKCSQLTVIRFYGNLISGNIPPEFGKLPRLGVLDLSSNQLVGKIPKELSNLSALFTLNLNENQISGQIPAEISQLVNLELLNLSSNNLVGSIPEQLGSCSKLHSLSLSNNSLTGSIPYQIGGLVALQIQLDLSYNSIAGVIPLQLGNLVMLETLNLSHNKITGSIPSSLIGMASLSTIDFSYNELEGMVPTSKVFQNASPHAFAHNKGLCGEVRGLLPCSSFHASIGSSIMKNKAMIAIIISSTTVVFLAILIIVIISRARYKGKNEHAEIKAEGHGNVFSLWDFDGRIAYEDIIAATEDFNPKYCIGAGGYGTVYKAELPKGDVVALKKLHPLEGEALADENSFNNEIRVLMEIKHRNIVKLYGFCSHPSCMFLVYEYVERGSLYSILSNEVEAMELNWEKRVKVIKGVANALSYMHHDCIPPIVHRDISSSNVLLDSEFEALVSDFGVARLLKPDSSNWTTLKGTFGYVAPELAYTMALTEKCDVYSFGVLALETIMGRHPGEFISSLTSPVGQTALLKDVLDPRLPFPSDSKIVKDIITTVTVALACLHINPQSRLSMREVSKELLTHQPFFNEPFTALTLGQLMYLTNGEESPCVVQLLG, from the exons ATGGCCTCCTTCATCTGGACTCTGTTGCCATTACTAGCTCTTCAAGCCAGTTTGCTGCACTTCACCACTTGCCATGTTGATGCTACTACAGGTGAAGCTGAGGCTCTCCTCAAATGGAAAGCTAACCTTCAGAACTACTCAGCTGCTGCTCTCAGTTCCTGGATGACATCCTCAGTAAGTCCGTGCAAATGGTTTGGTATATCATGCAACAGGGCAGGAAGTGTAATAGAGCTAAATCTACCAGAGGCTAGCCTAGAAGGTAAGCTTGATAACTTGAGCTTCCCTTCCTTACCAAATCTCCAACTACTCAATCTTAGCTTCAATGAACTACTTGGAACAATACCTGCAGCTATTGGTTCCTGCTCTAAACTCACCCTCCTTGATCTCTCTGTGAATGTCTTTTCTGGTTCAATACCTTCAGAAATAGGTGACCTAAAAAATCTGGTTGAGTTAGACCTTAGTCGTAATGAACTCACTCATTCAATCCCTTCCACTCTAGCTAATTTAACCAATCTAAATGTTCTGTACCTGTACAGGAATCAACTAACTGGATCAATACCTCCACAATTAGGAGGTATGAAAAATCTGATTCTGCTTGAAATGGGAGAAAACAATCTCTCTGGTTTAATCCCTCCAACTTTATGTAATTTAAGTAATGTGGAAACTCTATACCTATTCCAGAATCAACTAAGTGGTCCAATCCCTTTGGAAATAGGAGATATGAAGAATTTGGTTCACTTGGGGCTAAATCAGAACAGTCTTATCGGTTCAATTCCTCATACTATAGCTAATTTGAGCAGGTTAAACACTCTACAGCTCTACCAGAATCAACTTAGTGGTCCAATACCTTCAGAATTAGGACTTCTAAAAAATTTGGTTGATGTGGAATTAGGTGGGAACAGactcataggcttcattcctccTACTTTTGCTAATCTTAGCCATCTGACTAGGCTacaattctataataatctTCTCACTGGTCCTGTTCCAAACTTCAAAAATTGCACTAATTTACTGTGGGTTGGACTTGAAAGCAACCAACTTGTAGGTGATATAGGTGATAGCTTTGGACTACACCCTGATCTTTATTATATCAACCTGAGTAACAATAGATTTCATGGGAGTTTGTCACCGAATTGGGGGAAGTGCTCGCAGTTGACGGTGATAAGGTTTTATGGCAATCTGATTAGTGGAAATATCCCACCTGAGTTTGGCAAATTACCTCGACTAGGAGTGCTTGACCTTTCTTCAAATCAACTAGTTGGAAAGATACCAAAGGAATTGAGTAACTTATCTGCTCTGTTCACCTTGAATTTGAATGAAAACCAAATTTCTGGGCAGATACCAGCTGAAATTAGTCAGTTAGTCAACTTGGAGCTCCTCAATCTCTCATCAAATAATCTAGTTGGATCAATCCCTGAGCAACTTGGTTCTTGCTCCAAACTGCACTCATTGAGCTTGAGCAATAATTCATTGACTGGAAGCATTCCATATCAGATTGGTGGTCTTGTAGCTCTCCAAATTCAACTAGATCTCAGTTATAACTCAATTGCTGGAGTGATTCCACTACAGCTTGGAAACTTGGTTATGTTGGAAACTTTGAACCTCTCTCATAATAAGATTACAGGGTCAATACCTTCTTCTCTTATTGGGATGGCCAGCTTGTCAACCATTGATTTTTCTTACAATGAGTTGGAAGGCATGGTTCCTACTAGCAAAGTATTTCAAAATGCTTCACCACATGCTTTTGCACACAACAAAGGGTTGTGTGGTGAAGTTCGAGGCCTCTTACCATGCAGTTCATTCCATGCTAGCATAGGATCAAGTATAATGAAGAACAAAGCCATGATTGCCATTATAATTTCTAGTACGACGGTGGTATTTCTCGCAATTTTAATTATTGTCATTATTTCCCGCGCTCGatataaagggaaaaatgaGCATGCAGAAATAAAAGCAGAAGGCCATGGGAATGTATTTTCAttgtgggattttgatgggagAATAGCATATGAAGATATTATTGCAGCAACAGAAGACTTCAATCCAAAATACTGCATTGGAGCTGGAGGTTATGGGACTGTTTACAAAGCAGAGCTTCCTAAAGGTGATGTGGTGGCATTGAAGAAACTTCATCCCTTGGAAGGTGAGGCACTAGCAGATGAAAATAGTTTCAACAATGAAATAAGAGTGTTAATGGAAATAAAGCATCGAAACATTGTGAAACTTTATGGGTTTTGTTCTCATCCAAGCTGTATGTTTTTGGTTTATGAGTATGTGGAAAGAGGAAGCTTATATAGTATCTTGAGTAATGAAGTGGAAGCTATGGAATTGAATTGGGAGAAGAGAGTGAAAGTGATCAAAGGTGTGGCCAATGCTTTGTCCTACATGCATCACGATTGCATTCCTCCGATAGTTCATCGGGATATTTCGAGCAGTAATGTTTTGTTGGACTCAGAATTTGAGGCTCTTGTGTCTGATTTTGGAGTTGCTAGACTGTTAAAGCCTGATTCATCTAATTGGACAACACTTAAAGGCACTTTTGGATATGTTGCTCCAG AGCTTGCATACACCATGGCTTTGACAGAAAAATGTGATGTTTATAGCTTTGGAGTATTGGCATTAGAAACGATAATGGGACGACATCCAGGGGAATTCATCTCTTCTTTAACatcaccagttggccaaactgCACTATTGAAGGATGTGTTAGACCCACGTCTTCCATTCCCAAGTGATAGTAAGATTGTAAAGGACATAATCACTACTGTGACAGTAGCTCTTGCATGCTTACACATCAACCCGCAATCCCGGCTAAGCATGAGGGAAGTTTCAAAGGAGCTACTTACTCATCAGCCATTCTTCAATGAGCCCTTTACTGCACTTACACTAGGTCAGCTGATGTATCTCACTAATGGTGAAGAATCACCTTGTGTTGTTCAGTTGTTGGGCTAG